From Nilaparvata lugens isolate BPH chromosome 7, ASM1435652v1, whole genome shotgun sequence, one genomic window encodes:
- the LOC120352186 gene encoding uncharacterized protein LOC120352186 → MSSPSTSSSYILPDSPPQRILNYWQRKAALAAELSAAASAPSPLSVEPPSPSGEIIVGDSPIQRLAPAPTWAPRRAVLATLSNNIKQKQAKRELVFGDEPEVSGEEEEESIYSQTKKRAVMEHDSSLAPLMKEVEGAGELDFVQLINKPLPKPWIPLRELKEDLPYCIIRAREDTNKHGRRVILKIRNAGSKYCLNAIHLSKV, encoded by the exons ATGAGTTCTCCATCAACATCTTCTTCATACATCTTACCAGACAGCCCGCCACAGCGCATCCTCAACTACTGGCAGCGGAAAGCTGCCCTCGCTGCTGAGTTGTCCGCTGCCGCCTCCGCTCCCTCACCGCTCAGCGTGGAACCACCATCACCATCCGGGGAGATCATCGTTGGGGACAGCCCTATTCAGCGCTTGGCTCCAGCACCTACCTGGGCACCGCGGCGTGCGGTGCTAGCTACCCTCTCGAACAACATCAAGCAGAAGCAGGCAAAGAGGGAGTTGGTGTTTGGGGACGAGCCTGAGGTTAgcggggaagaggaggaggagtcaaTCTACTCtcaaacaaag aaacgagcTGTAATGGAGCATGACTCCTCACTCGCCCCGCTAATGAAGGAGGTGGAGGGCGCGGGAGAGTTGGACTTTGTCCAACTCATAAACAAACCTCTACCCAAACCGTGGATCCCGCTGAGGGAGTTGAAGGAGGATCTACCGTACTGCATCATCAGAGCTCGAGAGGACACCAATAAACACGGTCGacgtgtaattttaaaaataaggaatgcaggaagcaaat